The DNA region GTTGCTGTCTGTGTTTCTATGGAGCAACCTGGTGATGAAGGTGACTGGAGTGTTAATATGACTCGTGGGACCACCCTCCAGGGTCTGCCAACAGGCAAGAATCagaaatttttcttttgctttggtCACTATAAAATAACTGGAGGGACCTATCATATCATTGACCAATTACTAAGAAATCTTGTGAAATGTTTTTAACTTAACAGTTGACATGTGCCGTAGTGTTATTGTAGATCCTTATTATCGTGAACGCAGTGGACTATATATCGGCATGGGAACAACTATGTTGTCAAGGGCTGGGATGTTTCGTGTTCCTAATGGAATTGCGGTGGATTTGAGCAATAGAGTTTTCAGATTGCCTTCTTTACATagtaagcttcttcttttgcttttgtactTCAGCTTACAGTTTATGACTCTCAGTATCTTATTTCATAATGGGGCATTACCCTTACATTGTCGTTTTTTCTCCTTAGATGTCCTTGAGGGGGAAATATTTCTTCAAAACCTGCCAAGTATTATTGTTGCTCATGCTCTTGgtaagtaatattaattttcgGTCTGTGGTATGCTTACACCTTCACCCGTATTATGATATAGTTACATATATCCATAATTCAAATACAGTAGATACTAGATATCAATGAGAACCCCAGGTGGAAACAAGATTGATGAGATCCTGAATTCTTATCTTTGGTGCACAGATCCTCAGAGAGGGGAGAGAATATTAGATATGTGTGCAGCACCTGGAGGGAAGACTACTGCAATTGCAATACTTATGAATGATGAGGGAGAGATAGTGGCAGCTGATAGATCTCATAACAAGGTACAGTTTCTTATGATTGtagtaatatttatttaaacatatGATTTCTATTGGGGTTTACTTGCTTTTCAATTTACATTGAATGCTTAGAATACAAAATGTTAAGTTTGCAAAATTGCATACTCTAATAAGTTTGTTTACTATTTTCCAAAACGCAGGTGCTGGATGTCCAGAAATTGTCTGCGGAGATGGGATTAAGCTGCATAACAACATGTAAACTGGATGCACTAAAATCTGTTTGTCTTCCAAACACAGTCAATGATTCCACAACATTAGTTAACAGTGATAATAGTAGTTCCATGACTAGCCATTCTGAATTACCATCAAACGAGGCAATGACATCATCTGTTACTTCTGGAAGATCCGAGGCTGACAAATCGTGTGAGGAAAATGGTAATTAAGCTACTTTCTCATACTGTTTACTTGGTTTGGTTGTTTTCTTCGAAATGTTGGCCTCTGTGTTTGCTAGGTAAAAGTAACTCAATAAACTTACCATGTTTGCATTGTCTTTCCTCCTTTGTGGACAAGGAACTTAATTATCACTTTGGCATCAAACAGATACAGAACATAACCTTACTAAATTGGCATGTGTAGCCCATTATCTCACGTCTATGCatatgtgtaaaaattaaaatccctaTTTACATATATTCTGGTTGTTCACAAAAACTAACTAGAAGCTTGATTTTCCCATTATCGCCCATGTTGTAGCTAAAACTGAACAGCCAATTGGAGAGGATAAAGTTAGCCAAGCTGACATCAGGAAGAATAAAGGAAGATTGAAAAATGGCCGTGGAAGAACTCAATGCCAAGGTGGAAGGGCTGGAAAGTCCCAAGGTTTCGCACCTAACAGTTTCGATAGAGTCCTTTTAGATGCTCCTTGTTCTGCCCTTGGCTTGAGACCTCGTCTGTTCGCTGGACTGGTAAGATAATAAATTCAAGACTTGGCTGTGTTGTGTGAACTTCTACATTTGCGTGATGCTTTATTAAGCATCTACTTCGCATGAGTTAACAATGTGTACACGTTCTAGTATTTGGGGTCTACATGTGGATAGCCTTAGCTTATGTGGCGGAAGTATTGTTTCTTAGTAGCTTCTTGAAGTATATATACTGTTATACGTATCGACCTATTATATTAAgtgtttgtactttgtagtaATTTAGAGTAGAGTCTGTGTTTCTTCCTCCCTGTTTCTAAGATTTTTCAGAGGGTGGTGACTTGTGGAGTGAATTTTccattgttattttttataggAGACTGTTATATCTTTGAGAAATCATGGATGGTACCAGCGANGGTCGTGGAAGAACTCAATGCCAAGGTGGAAGGGCTGGAAAGTCCCAAGGTTTCGCACCTAATAGTTTCGATAGAGTCCTTTTAGATGCTCCTTGTTCTGCCCTTGGCTTGAGACCTCGTCTGTTCGCTGGACTGGTAAGATAAATTCAAGACTTGACTGTCTTGTGTGAACTTCTACATTTGCATGATTTTGCTTTATTAAGCATCTACTTCGCATGAGTTAACAATGTGTACACATTCTAGTATTTGGTGTCTACATGTGGATAGCCTTAGCTTATGTGGCGGAAGTATTGTGTCTTAGTAGCTTCTTGAAGTATATATACTGTTATACGTATCGATCAAAATATTAAGTGTTTGTATTCTGAGTAGAGTCTGTGTTTCTTTCTCCCTGTTTCTAAGATTTTTCAGAGGGTGGATGACTTGTGGAGTGAATTTTCCATTGATATTTCTTGTAGGAGACTGTTATATCTTTGAGAAACCATGGATGGTACCAGAGGAAAATGTTTGACCAGGCTGTTCAATTGGTTCGCGTTGGTGGAATTCTCGTATACTCAACGTAAGTATGCAAGACGTCCTCAGTCACACAGTCTTGAGTAATTGAGAGTTACTGTAGTCTTATCTGTGGAtgatttgttttccattttgttAGGTGCACAATTAACCCTAGCGAGAACGAGGCCGTGGTTCGCTATGCTCTAGATAAATACAGATTTCTATCTTTAGCACCACAGGTTTTGATCTAAAATACCCTTTTCATATTGAAGGCACCAAGAAAACTGTTTGAGATCTTGGCACGTATTGCATTATGATCTTGTTCTTTGTGTTAATGTATCTTCATGTGTTTGCTGTCTTGATGCAGCATCCTAGGATTGGAGGACCTGGTCTAGTTGGTCGATGTGAATTCCCCGACGGATATATCGAGTAAGCATATGTACCCATTATAGTGATCTAATAAGTGATGAGTAACAAAGCAGGGCTTAAAAAGATTGATGATAAAAGAGATGGCTTTGATTTGTGGGCTGTAAATTTAATAAACGAACCATGTATGTTTTGCAGGGAATGGTTAAGACCTGGTGAAGAGGAACTGGTTCAGAAATTTGACCCGTCAGCTGAGCTCGATACAATCGGGTTCTTTATAGCTAAATTCAGCATCGGCCCCAAGGATTAAGATCTCAAAATGTTGATTCGTGATCCAAGacatttcacacaaaaaaagatggtggtttatatattgtttttgaacCTAAGAATAGGAtggtatttttttattgatcttGTTTTTTAAATGAGATGGAAAGACATACATTAATCTGTATAcattgttttgataaaaaacAGTTTTACAATAATTACAAATCCTTTATAgctggttcttcttcttgttcattaCACAAGCTGTTTTGGCTTCAAGAGTTTTCTCGTACTCTTCAATGGACCTGAAGAGCTCAGAGAAGTTGCCTTTACCAAAGCCACCACATCCTCCACTCTGGATTCGGATTTGCAGAATCCGTCTGTAAATGTAGCAAAATAACATTATTCAGGTACTGACCGTGATTAGAGAAACTGTTAGAATTTGgctaataaatgtttttaatttaattgtataattcAATTAAATGAAAGAggcaaacagaaaaaaatatatatatatactgatgcTCAGTAATTTATTAATGTAGTTAGATATACATATCTTTTGTCGGTAAGAATATACATGAAAGACTGGTAAATTACTAATTTAAGCACATGCTTTTGAATGGTCCAATTAACTCACAAACATGCTTTTGTATAGCTTTAaattagtaatatattttttattgtccTTCAGAGTCTTGTTACAAAAGCGGAGAGGAAACATAATAGTAGGTTTCGGATCACTTCCTCCCTTACCTCCTCCACCGCCTTTTTTAGATCCAGAACCTCcaccaatttattaaaaaaaatatattactaattTAAAGAAACcagaaatcaaatatcaaaaaaaaaaaaatactaatttaaagCTATAGATATATCCAATCTCAAGTGACTCTCATGGAGCTCGCAATCAGTTTGAGTAAATCAAAGAggcaaacagagaaaaaaaattatactaatgctCAGTAATTATTAATGTAATCACCATTTTGTATAGTAATAGTTACCTTCTCAATCTAGACCCGCACAGATATGAACATAGACAACATAAAACACTGGTAAAGctttattaaaaattgaaaatcacTATCAAAAATTTTTGGCATGACAgaataccaattttttttttttttttttaataccattTTAGATATACATATCTTTTGTGTCAATAAAAGTCAAGCATGCTTTTGAATGGTCCAATTAACTCACAAACATGTATAGATTTAaattagtaatatattttttttttgatatttgatttattagtttttaaatctgtaggaaaaaaaattctaaaaaccaaaaataaagatcccaaacaaacaatacaaaaactacatgtattttttttcattttcattttaaatcccaaaagaaaaatggtttttggttaattggttttatgaaaaaataacatAGATTGAGCCAATCTTGTACGCCgttggcaaaaaaataaaaaaataaaaaaaaataaataacatagcAGCATTTGAAAacatttgaaaaccaaaaattttaaatcttgtATGTAAATGAGcatttaaaaacacaaagacatttTTAACAGGCTATGTTGGACTTAGAAGACTTGGAGATGTAACAGTTGACGCGGAGAAGAGGGAAAAACTCTTGTCACTCTAAAGATGAGCTAAGTGTCCTCCGATCCTTTTTTTAAGTGGCTTTTAAATGCGTGTTTATGCTTATTtaagatttggtgaagaggaaCTGGTTCAGAAATTTGAGTCAGGTTCTTTATAGCTAAATTCAGCATCGGCACCAAGGATTAAGATCTCAAAATGTTGATTCGTGATCCAAGACATTTCACACAAAAAAGGATGGTggtttatacattgtttttgaaCCTAATTATAGGATGGTACTTTTTTATTGatcttgttttttaaaatgagaTGGAAAGACATACAATAATCTGTATAACATAGTGGTTTGATAATACAAAACAGTTTTACATTAATTACAAATCCTTTATagttggttcttcttcttgttcatccCACAAGCTGTTTGGCTTCAAGAGTCTTCTCGTACTCTTCAATGGACTTGAAGAGCTCAGAGAAGTTGCCTTTACCAAAGCCACCACATCCTCCACTCTGGTAAGCCTTCCCTTCATCGTCTTTCATCATACATCCTACTCTCTGgataatctctataaatatcGTCGGCCTATCAATCATAAAGAAAGACATTTGCTTAGCAAATCCTAAcaatgtattttgtttgttaaaacaCTGATTCTTTCCGCTGTACCTGTCACCAAGTGGTTTCGTGAAGATTTGAAGCAACGTCCCTTGATCATCTCTGTCCACAAGGATCCCTAATTCCTCACACTCCTTGATCTGTTCGTCGCTGAGCACATCGCCAACACGTTTCTTCAGATTCTGGTAGTAAGTAGGCGGAGGAGAAGGCATGAAGTCAAATCCTCCAACGCTGcttctcttcctcatctctCTCAGAGTCCTGAATATGTCTTCACTCATCAGAGCCAGATGCTGTAGCCCTGCTCCTTCGTTGTGTTCCAGATAAGTCTGAATCtgactcttcctcttcgtcCCGTGAACCGGCTCGTTAATCGGTAGAAGAACCATTTCATCATTGCTAGCTAGCACAGCTGAATTTAAACCGCTCTCTGCTGTTCCAACATCGTCTGCTGTGAACTCCGCAAATTGGTGAAAGCCAGTGAACCCTGCAATGTAAGTCAAAGCTGGACCAAGCTCTGGAACGTTTCCCACGGCGTGGTCAAGCCTCCGTATACCGTAATCCAGTGGAAACGACGACGTATCCACCACAGGCTCAAATCCTGGCAAGAATTCCGATTTATCCGTGTCTCCCTCTTTGTAACTGACATATCTGAGAACGACATCGCCGTATAGTTTAAC from Camelina sativa cultivar DH55 chromosome 3, Cs, whole genome shotgun sequence includes:
- the LOC104764494 gene encoding LOW QUALITY PROTEIN: putative methyltransferase NSUN6 (The sequence of the model RefSeq protein was modified relative to this genomic sequence to represent the inferred CDS: substituted 1 base at 1 genomic stop codon) yields the protein MSXAKVLLKPSLLTTCLTTRATTFFSSVSQQLRSTSHQTEMDPSDSERYCYDPVLRWNPEVEDYFTKAYGPDHFARISKALTRPTSYSCIRVNTVKTTSDAVIEKLTKILNDSDEGLKLVQSDGSSPITKCQIPGLDYVVFVNGSGPHRIQYDFGLENPPKEVLVSRKCAEAVLRGAQIYVPGVLACTAHVEKGDAVAVCVSMEQPGDEGDWSVNMTRGTTLQGLPTDPYYRERSGLYIGMGTTMLSRAGMFRVPNGIAVDLSNRVFRLPSLHNVLEGEIFLQNLPSIIVAHALDPQRGERILDMCAAPGGKTTAIAILMNDEGEIVAADRSHNKVLDVQKLSAEMGLSCITTCKLDALKSVCLPNTVNDSTTLVNSDNSSSMTSHSELPSNEAMTSSVTSGRSEADKSCEENAKTEQPIGEDKVSQADIRKNKGRLKNGRGRTQCQGGRAGKSQGFAPNSFDRVLLDAPCSALGLRPRLFAGLETVISLRNHGWYQRKMFDQAVQLVRVGGILVYSTCTINPSENEAVVRYALDKYRFLSLAPQHPRIGGPGLVGRCEFPDGYIEEWLRPGEEELVQKFDPSAELDTIGFFIAKFSIGPKD
- the LOC104764504 gene encoding 4-hydroxyphenylpyruvate dioxygenase gives rise to the protein MGHQNAAVSDTQQHNGDDDSAAASSPGFKLVGFSNFVRKNPKSDKFKVKRFHHIEFWCGDATNVARRFSWGLGMRFSAKSDLSTGNMVHASYLLTSGDLRFLFTAPYSPSLTAGETKPTATASIPSFDHVSSRSFFSSHGLGVRAVAIEVEDAESAFSVSVSNGAIPSSPPMVLDGGAVTIAEVKLYGDVVLRYVSYKEGDTDKSEFLPGFEPVVDTSSFPLDYGIRRLDHAVGNVPELGPALTYIAGFTGFHQFAEFTADDVGTAESGLNSAVLASNDEMVLLPINEPVHGTKRKSQIQTYLEHNEGAGLQHLALMSEDIFRTLREMRKRSSVGGFDFMPSPPPTYYQNLKKRVGDVLSDEQIKECEELGILVDRDDQGTLLQIFTKPLGDRPTIFIEIIQRVGCMMKDDEGKAYQSGGCGGFGKGNFSELFKSIEEYEKTLEAKQLVG